A region of the Vigna unguiculata cultivar IT97K-499-35 chromosome 9, ASM411807v1, whole genome shotgun sequence genome:
GTGTGATGGATGTATGATTTACTCTTATCTAAACTTATCAATCACTACCATTAAGTGTCCACCATCTAggtatatattttacaaaacatAGTAAATCAATCTCTTTTAAGTACTACATTTTTGCCTGATAGGAGGTCTTCATTGCCTTTTAACCTTTATCGTTGCCCTTTCTTCGTTATTCCATTTAGCATTTTGTGATAGCACAGTCATCTTCACCTCAACGGTTCGGTCCATTGCAGACTTTTGTTGATCACATTATGCTATCATTCTTCACTTTAGTTAGGTGTAAGTTCAAAtctgtaaaaaatattttgcataTCATGGCTAACaacataaataaacaaacagtGAGAATCAATCCATCTTTATAATAAATCTTTTCCCTTTGCTTCCATTCTGAATAAACATTTGGACGTTGTTATGTTTGATTAAAggtttaaaatttagttttatacatagatattttataaattttaatataaatattttttagattttaataaccataattcttttataactttatattttttttatacaattttttgtttgtaaatatttgtGGGTACGTAGCGGTAATAACAAATGTAAGGATCTTACAAGATTGAAGGTCTTATAAACATACGAATTATCGACCTCAATAAtcacatattaatttttattaaaattatattttctcttcttatttattaatttagtatCATTCTAATTTATTCTTCTAATATTATAAACAGCTAATTTATTattctaataatataaatagctaatttattattctaataatataaatagtatttttcattagataccaaaaatattaattcaaaaaattctcatacattaattaaatatttgctTATATCTATgcttatatataaagaaagttgttgttttttttatatgtacatatatattttctaattttactctttaagtAAGTAAtcgttattttaaattaaaataattacattttcatttttacccTTTGAATGGcagttatataaatttaattattttgtaattaaaataattattttactattttattcttctaataaataatttttttactattttattcttctaataaataatttttttaattcaaataattatttaaaaaaactatttaataaataaaatatataaattatttatttttataatttgtaccTATATATAAGGAGGTCctctttttgtatttaatttgtttttcaattttatcctttgaataatttttttttatgaattaatggtcgtccattaaTTTAATACGGTTAGGGTTATAATTACTCATATAATTTATTACTCCTTATGAGGTTTAAATGTTTGTATCTTTTATGAGTTATTTCTTGTATCTAAAAGTAGCATTTTTCCTGAGTAATATTAAGAcacccaaaatccaaaacaGTTGATCTCCACTCTCTACGAGTTACATCCTCCTCTTTCTTCTCTCccttattagttttattttataacacattaTCAACACAATGTTTCAACCAACAAAAGCGCTAGTGGGAGTATTTCTTTATAAGGACATTGTTTTGCCCGTCTCAATCCATAGTCTCTCTAATCCTTCcttcatttacaattttatcttatattcttatttttgtgataagaattgtttaacTTTATGAATCTTCATctttgtcttattattattattttattatttttatatgattgtgattattattattattattattattattttatgtgttagttctaAACATGTCAAATAttgcaaattttgaatttgtgacCTTGATATTACGAGAAAGAATTACTTATATTGGATATTGAATATTGAAATACATTTGGATACAATGGGTCTTGGTGatgttattaaataaataaataaataaagtgtttGAGCAACTAATTTTCTCCCACAACAACAATATAGTGACGAgggatttcacaaatattttgaatttatttcatgtcttcttgtggctgaacaaaataatgagtttgtgaTGAAGAATCATGAGACACGTCGAATTGGTTTTGCTTCATTCCCAAAAGTGAATGtagaaatatttgatttatattttcatggttGTGATAATGATATGGACATGGTCATAtaggaaatttcaaagagacATTTTATCACACAAAGTGAAACAATAATGtaaaaaaggtaaaagaaaaagGTGACAATGACgaataagatgaaaatataagttattattgcggtggtaaaagtcatttgaGTTGTATTTGTCATATTTCCAAAGCATCTTCAAGAAGAAAATTAGGAAAAGAATCGCGACTCCGAAAACTGTCTTAGCACCTTTGATTTGCTTGATCTTCCTTCCATTCGTTCATCACGAATTAGTTTCGCTCACTCTCATCTTGGTCTTCAAATTCTCCTTCAACCATCATGATCTCTAGATATCGAGCCTCCCTTGATCAACTTTCACTTCCTCAAATCATACACTCGCACATCAGGCTCTGGGTCCGTGATGGAATGCTCTCGTTCTCCCTTGATCAACATCACAAAGGATTTGCCACTCTCTTTAATGAAACGCTcgttttgagaaaaaaaaaaccttggtCAAACTATATTGACCCATCAGGGGCTAGTCTGCAAATAAGAGCAAATTAGGATTAAGGGTTCACAAAcaatttagcaaaaataaaaggTGTCCTGGCAAAgcaaatttattctaaaattgaaattctaaAGGAATAAAAATAATGCCAGTAAAAGACTACTAAAATAATCTTGTTACCatgtttttatgaaaactaaattttCCTAAGCAAATAACAAAAACTAGTTAattcaaaacaaacaaatatttatttttaaactaaaaagaatTTTGTAGAAATAAAACATGAGCAAACTTGGAGTGTTAACACACTTTAGGGTTGAcattaaactcaattatctggatacatatcTTTGATATATAGAATTCATTATTAAAGTTGACATTAGACTCAATTATCTAGATATATgcatttgatataaaatttactGAAGGTTGTGATGGTTCCTAGACTCTGTTGAGTCATAGCCTCAAGGAGTATCACCCAACTACACAAGGTTAATTTTCCTTCACGCCTAGAACCAAAAAACAAATACGAAAACTATGACCTATTGTTATTCTCACCATATAACTCATTTTGAGTGTGAATGATTATTAAAGTTCATTATCCATCATTCCAAACATCTCATATATCAAGACATACAATAACAATACTTTTACTAAGAATTCCCCTTAAAATTCTTACAAACCTCATCATACATGCTCACAACAacatattttcttcaatttatcATAATGAAAACCATAAGCGTGATTTACATCAACCACAAACACATAAAACagttaaacaataaaaaagaagcaaaacaaaacatttaGCTTTCACCGTTAGCACTCAACATCATTTGATTCGTAAAATTAGTACCCGATCAACATGCCACCACTCAGTGTCATTCGGACTCAACACCAATTAACCGAAAAATGTTCAGCTGAAAAAATGTAGCGTTCAGGTTCATCGGTGAAATTAACTCGAAAAAACGTgttgttataattaaaaaatataacatagtacatacattttaaaaaaacgtgtttaattatatatatatatatatatatatatatatatatatatatatatatatatataatctcgTGATATTTACCTATCTAAGTAAAAGTTCATAAAGcgataagtttgatttgttaataaaagaggcaaaatatgtataaaataaaaatatacgtATAATCAAAAATGATCTTAGCAATAGGATTCATTaatgcgaaaaaaaaaaaaaaagcaatagtagttagtagtaataataacatTGATCTCGCGATATAATGTCGGCGCGGGCGAGACGACGGTGCCAAACGAAATCAGCAAAGGGTACGGTCTCTTTTGGAAAGCCCTCAATCAAGGGTCGCCACGTATCGCAGCCGAACATCTGGACGGAGCACACGTCTGTGGGTCCCACGCATCTGCCTCAACATTTATTGGCTCGTTTAATGAGGCGCACCCAATAAAATAAACCCTCACCCCTCATAACCATAACCCCCTTCCCCCTCTCTTCTTAATCTTAACCACGGTCCGGTTACAACCTTGTACGGCTCGTGATCCTCTCCGCGACCCGAACCGGACGCACGCAAATCTGTCCACAACAACACCAACAACCGTGAAAATCTTCATTGcctctctctctgtctctctcttACTTTTGCTTCTGTGTTGTGACGCGTTTTATTCTCTCTCCTTCATAATCATTCTCCACTCGCGCTCCGTTTCTCGCCGGCGATTGTCTCAGATCAATCGCCGCCGGCTCCGCCTCGCCGTTCAATTCACACTCTTGTTGGCGCGTGCGGTCATCTCCTGAACCCGAGGATCTCACCGTTGAGGTTCTGCGGGGTAATGTGCCTCGGAATTCGAGGCTCTGGCGTTGCTGCTCGGTGGGCTCCGAATTCGGAACGCTGCGGCGGGTTTGGATCTGGAATTGGTTTGGGAAGGGGAAATTGAATTGACGGGTTAGGGTTTGGCGAGGGGTGCATTTATGAAGGAGGTGCTGTTGGGTGGGGGAGATAAGATTGAGAGGAAGAAAGCGAGGGTGGTTTGGGAAGGGTTGATGATGATGGGTCTCAAAGGGGAGAGTAACAACAAGCTGAGGAATTCGATGGTGGTGTCATCCTCGTCGTCGAGGTCGTCGAGGATGAAGCTGTGGATGATACGTGCGACCACATCGGTGTTGCTATGGACCTGCGTCGTTCAGTTAACGGCGTTGGGTGACATGTGGGGGCCTAGAGTCTTGAAGGGGTGGCCTTCGTGTTTCACGTACGAATCTGCGCTCACTGAGTTGCCGTCTTCTACCCCCGTAGTGCTCCCACCCAAGAGTCAGTAGTAATTGATTATTTCTTCTTTCGTCTTTTTCATCGGTTTGTTCCTGCGTTTTACGTGATATTgggtttatttaattttgtttgtttttttatcttaatgTTGTTGTTGGCAGGGGTGTATAAGAACAATGGTTACTTGATGGTGTCGTGCAATGGAGGACTGAACCAAATGAGAGCAGCGGTGAGTGGTGGTTGGCGCATGCCTTTgccgttttatttttttccttttctgtttTAGGTTTTCTGATTTGGTGATGCACTTACTTTGTACAGATATGTGACATGGTGGCTATTGCAAGGTATTTAAACGTGACACTTATAGTGCCTGAATTGGATAAAACGTCCTTTTGGGCTGACCCCAGGTTAGTTTCTCATTCCATTTTGGTGTATATTGTTTCAGCAAACTATCAATGTTTCGAGGGTGTAATGTAGTAGGTTTAAGTAGTGTTTGATTTTCTCGTCACTTTTTGGTTTTAAGgtcttttttcttaaacaatttCACCCCATTCAGCAATTGATTTCTTATCCAAtgtttttttgaaaattgtttctgAAATAAGTGTCTCGAAAATGGAAAATTGAAAACAGTTGGGGCATGCTTACCCTTCTCAGTTCTACACTCACTTTTGTGCTTGTACCGCGCTCCACTACTTTCCCTACCTGTATGCTTTTTAAGCAGGATCTGTTCTCAATTCATGTATTCTTACTTGTGTGTCAGTGAGTTCCAAGACATCTTTGATGTGGATCATTTCATTACATCCTTGAGGGATGAGGTTCGGATATTGAAAGAGTTGCCTCCTAGACTGAAGACGAGAGTGGAGAAGGGATTACTTTACACCATGCCACCGATTAGTTGGTCTGATATATCATACTATAAGAACCAGGTTAGTTTGAATAATCCTTAGGCCGACAAGTTTACAAGTTTTAACATGCTTTATTCTTTCTAAATTTCGTAGTACTATGCATGTCAATTATGTTATTTCGAGTTTCTGTTTCTctgattaaaaaaacatatggTATGATTATTCTTTCAGATTCTACCTTTGATACAAAAGTACAAAGTCGTCCATTTAAATCGAACAGATGCTCGGCTGGCCAATAACGAACAACCTTTGGAGATTCAGAGGCTGCGATGCAGAGTCAATTTTAGTGCTCTTAGATTTACTTCTCAGATTGAGGACTTAGGCAAAAGGGTGATCAAGCTTCTGAGGCAAAATGGCCCATTTCTGGTGCTTCATCTCAGGTATGAAATGGACATGCTGGCATTTTCAGGCTGTACACAAGGTTGCAACAGTGATGAGGTGGAAGAGTTGACGAGGATGAGGTGAGTGTTCTGCCTAGTTCAGCTGTTCTTTAATTTTCAGGGCATTCTCTCATTGTGGCGTTTGAAAGGGACATTTTCATAGGAATCtttcttaaatttcaatttactGTGCATTGCCAGATATGCTTATCCTTGgtggaaagaaaaaataattaattctgaTTTGAAGAGAAAGGATGGTTTGTGTCCTTTAACACCTGAGGAGACTGCTCTTACACTTAGGGCCCTTGACATCGATAAAAACATTCAAATCTACATTGCAGCTGGGGAAATATACGGTGGAAACAGGAGAATGGCAAGTCTTGCCGAGAACTATCCAAGATTGGTAACTAACTTAAGGCTTAAGGAAACCTGCAAATTGTGATGCTTATTGCTGTTCGACTTCCTCTTACCATTTGCTAATCTATTTTTTTGAAACAGGTCAGAAAGGAAACACTGTTGGAACCGTCGGACCTTCAGTTCTTCCAAAATCATTCCTCTCAGATGGCAGCATTAGATTACCTTGTCTCACTAGAGAGTGATATTTTTGTTCCTACATATGATGGAAATATGGCCAAAGTAGTCGAGGGACATCGCAGGTAATCTTTGGCTAATAAGAATTCTCATAGTGATTACTACTCATCAACAAAATAATTTGGTCGATCAGTAacttaaacttgttttattatatattttgtggtTGGAGTATTTCTGTGCATCAAAAATCTAGAATAGTTATGATTAAACATGATGTAAATCGATCCTTTTTAATAAGGATTACCAATATAGAAATACCTGTGATATTTGTTTACCTTTAAGCACTACTATGTTAACTCCCAACCTAATTTGATAATGCCCTTCATTTACTGCTGTAGATATCTTGGGTTCAAGAAGACGATTTTGTTGAACAGAAAGCTTCTAGTTGATTTGATAGATCAATACCACAATGGAGAATTGAACTGGGAGGAATTCTCTACAGCGGTGAAGCAAGCCCATGCTGATCGCATGGGCAGTGCAACTAAAAGATTGGTAATCCCTGACAGGCCCAAGGAAGAAGATTATTTCTACGCCAATCCAGAAGAATGTTTAGAACTATCAGATGGTATGTTGAGCAGTACGTGAGTGATAGTCTTTGGAAATAAGAGAATTTAGTTGTTCCCTCTCGTGCACTTGGTTTTCTACCACAGATATTAAGATAGGTCTCCATGCAGTTTAGCAAAGATGATGACAGTTTTTTTGTACCGAAGAGGCAGTCATAGTGACTGTTTGAAGGGGGAGGGGATAGGCTTATCATGAAAGCTCGAGAAGGTCAAGCAAGGTAGCCGAGGgatactttatatataaaagatgcAAATAATCCATCACATTCATGTATAGAAGCCACACCCTGCAATTACAGGGTGAGAGCAGATCAAACTGCATTGTACAAGGAGGGATTCATATACAAATTTGGATTTCTGGAACTGCAGTTCGTGGAAGCTTTATTCCTTGGTACCAAAATTTTTCCTTCTCttccaaatataaatatagtacaatcacaaatattttttcctttaccACCCTTTTTATTTAACACGATCATTGTCAATTTTCGAATTACCCGCTGTATAATTTGTTTGTTCATGATTATTCAGTCCTAATTTCTTAGCTTTGGGGCTTTGGGTCATTATTAATAAGGGAGAGTGGTAGGTTGGACATTTCTTTCGtgtgatttatatttatttatatttgacaGAGTTGTTATCTTACCAATCGCAATCATGTATCCATAATTCATATCTATAATTCTTgatatgataatatgatgatattatttcaacttaatttctataataatGGTATCTTATCAACGTCAACCACCTAATAGCTCTGAACCAATAAGCCCATTTGAACAGTGAACTCTTGTCCTCTGCAACCCCGTCTTTCTAACATATGGTTTTGGATGGAACTTAACTTGTTTTATTGGTTAGAATCCTTATCTTATAAGGCAAATTGGAGTTGTTACAAGTTGAGTCTTTGTTCTCCAGTAAGACAGATGACAAACACAAGCCATCGGTGACAAGTGGTCcactttgttttttgtttgttccGTGACATCGTAGGAAATGCGAAATGATATATGATTAGAGTTCCGTGGTCGTTGACGaagaatatttatctttaatccCCTCTTGTGGAGTCAAGTTTTGGGATGAGGAACTATCGTTTTTTATTAACTTGAGAAcgatttttatatttgatatcaaGAATTCCTTTGATGAATTATTTAGAtggagaaatatttttattaaaggtACTTAGTATAAAATAGTATTTGTTGCAAGAAAATTAAcatcttttctattttgtactttaattaaaaaatttactcGTATTTTTTTATGCGTTATAGATTCTAATCAATTGAAATTTATTGCAATATTAGCTCTTGTACTAGTTAaaatgttgaaatttttttctaaaattatttatattcattatttaatatgaattttaatacaTGATGCAGGTTTTCGTCTTTATCTCTGACTATCTTATCAATAATCAATTTCtatgtttattgtttttgtaTGTTTTCATTACTTAGATCATGCTAAATAAAAATAGCATGTCTTCATTCGATGTAGAGTCTCTTTCGTTTTTCTCAGCAAAATTGAATCACCAattaaatttgagaatatccgaTTTGATGGTAGTGGTGAAAATCTAGTTCAAAACATCCACTTTGAAGGAATTTGAATCACATTTTCCAAGATTATTCTAATAAAACACATCAATTCTTTGAGTTTTTATGTTCAATATATTGTTGtaagaaacataaaagaagatataGAATAAAATGTATCATTCAGTATGCACGTAGAGTGTAACAGTGAAAGTATCAATATGAGAACTCAAATCATGCGTAAGAACCTaatgaaataaacaaaattatgagaCTTGCATGCAAACAAATATTCTCAAAATCCTTACCTTGGAtgaagtattttaataattctaaaaaattgaaatggattgcatttaaaaattttgcaattgAATTTTCTTCATTCTCTAAATAATCTATTTGGATAGAGTAATTggaataccttacatttcaatttcttattttaggtaaaataattgaatttctcttatgagataaaattttattttaataatatttattttaatatataaattttgaaattaaatttaacaaatattattgtcaacttaaaatatttaaatttggtcaaatttcgATTGAGTCAACTCGATCAaattcagccaaattttggCCAGTGTAAACGCAATccaatttggccaaatttagatTAAAGCCAACTCGATCACATTCAACCAATGAGAAATTTCACAAACTGtggaatttcaatttccttctttttttagtaaatttcaaaattctactattttagtaatttaaaataatttcttaaaatttcgCAATTTCAATTTCCGtttaattttttcatccaaacagtcattttacttaaaaaaaaattcaaattctccaaataaatgaattactctcttaaattgCCTATCTAAACACACTATTAGtgtttattgtaaaatatattgttcACGTAAATCTTTCTTTGTAAATCATTCACATATTGTGAACCATAGTGCAAAGTAATTATCCTCTCTTTGAGAATTTTTCACGTAAACACCACTCAACTTTTGTTTTATTGCTAAGATTGACATTGTGTACTGAGTTAGGAGTGGTATACTGTACTTAGTTTTTATCTAAGTGAGAGATAAAAGATAATCAATAGTGATTTTGTGCAATTATTTATAAGTTGTTTAAAGTggcaataaataatatttataataactttctatTAATGGAGACCTTTGCAGTTATCATTCAGTTACctgttaaaatatgttgtacCTCTTCTTAATAacgattttgtttttttgtttaaataaaaattaaagaacaaaaggctaattaataaaatataaaataaaacgcTTCTAGCTATGCATACTTCTCCACCCGTCATTCAACATTTCTTTTAAAAGGAGATGAGACAAATTATCCATCAATCATCATTTCTCGAATTTATGAGGTTTAAATATCAACTTTATGATAAAcagaataataaaaagtaatatatgtttctattattaatttcacATTAACAAATGAAATGTACACACCAACTTACATTTAATCAGTGGATATAATATAACTACAAAATTAAGACATGATATAGAATTAGAATGGAAACAATAAATTATATGGTTGTTAGCTCAATAAACCGATAtactataaattatatttgttgaaaGCACGTTTGCCTTGAGAAGAGGGAAGAGAAAAGTGATTCCAAAAGAGACAAAGTGAGATGTGGACGCATTTATTTGAAGTTAGAGAAGGTTATATATATGTGGGGTATAGTTTTTGCATTGTGACTAAATTTACGATATTAACTAACCATGTTATATAAATAGCAAGGTTAGTTGTGTGAGAAGTGTTAATGCTGTATTTTTGGTAACTTTTGAACAATGGAAGTGTGATTAGAAGCATTTTGTGATTGTGTGAAGACGTGGACACTATGGAAAGTGCTTTTAATGGGTGAGTTGTATGTTGCATCTTTTTGAGTAGTAGTGTTAGTAGTGGACCACTACATCAAGGAATCTTCTACACTTTCATTCCCAAATTTTCTAAATGCCAAAGTGGCATGCACGACACTATTAAACCAATATTTATTACCACCGAATAAGTAGATTCACTACGAGGTAACTCCCCCTTCAATTTctcttcaaaattatttaaactaaatacaatttagtttaatttcaTCTTAAGATTTAATAGGTttttttagagttaaatatgtttttgtctcttaattttgagtgaattttgaaattagtccgttttgaaactttggaccaatttagtcattcatcttttgaaatgcgtagatttagtcattttaatcaaattttgttaagtttatttgatatttcaaacgcgttttataatagtatttgacttaacattaaagcaaaaatgtgtcaaacagtataaacaacttaaatataattctaaaatgcatacgaaatataaaataaacctaccaaaatttgattaaaaggactaaatttatgtatttcaaaaaatcaatgactaaattgattcaaagtttcgaaattgactaatttcaaaatttactgaaagttaagggaaaaaaatatatttaacttttttttaaatatattgaataatttGATGTAGGTAACAGAGAGTGGGTGAAACGTGTCTCTTCCGAAGGGTAGATTGTTTTCATCAAATGAAGTAAAGTTTGGAGAGAGAAAGCAACTATTCTCCACACACAATCCAAGCAAAATGAGCCAATTCCTTCACATAACTTATTCCCTTACGGTGTAAGAATCAAGAACATCGTTGGAAATTGGAAGTATATTATGAAGGAGATCCCAAGAGaatcatcatcaaaattttctaacttttttgtttaaattatggTTTGCATGATCCAAAAACCAACATAGGAAAAAGAGACCAGTTGTATCTTCTTGAACAATGTTATTTGACTTGTCATTGGTTGAATTTAGTGGTTGTAGTAATGACATTGGGACAATTAATTGCTTTTGCACTAAGTGAGGATCAGCAACAATGTTTCTCTTAATTATCCATGTTTGACTACTGTCATTGTGAGGTTAATTAATTAACCTCATCTGGGTTCTTGCCACGTGTCCAAAGCTTTAGGTTAAAGCCATTGATTCTTGCTTAGAATTTGACCTAATTAATGAGCATGGTAAGTGACAAATACTTGGATGAGAACTTAGTAAGTTCTTTAGCTTTAAGTCACGACTTCGTGAGTGACGTTTTAACTATGGCATATAATAAGGACTATCAACCCCTGGTGAAtgagattttgttttttgtttttttttttcaattaatcgatgaatatgaaaaaaatgcaatAGATTTGCATTTAATTGTTTAATCATCTTGACAGAGTTAATTCACTAATTTTacgttttaatttcaaattttacaaaactttaaacaaaaaataaaaaacactacAGTATAAGACTTTTGAACGTTACAGaacctaatatttttgttaaaccTCATCCTGGtaactttttgaaaaatcatATCATAAGTATAACTTGATTATCAAACTATACAAAAGTGAAAAGGAATTATACAAGATCACATAAACATATGTAGTTCAGAACTGAAAGAACAAGAATACATATATTATCTCTAATGTAAGAAATATCAAACtatgattttaattcaattattttttatgaatagtTTTCagaaacatatttcaaaaatgtaaagctcttatttaaatgtatttcaaaaaattgaagttacgggaaattttggttaattttgtatttgtaaaatgTATGGATATTAAGTTTGGAGATATTATAATTTGAGTTAACTACGAGCATTATacatttctataatttttagttCGCTGAAATTACTTAAAAGATGAGTCTTTCgcaatttttatcaatttttatcgattaaaaaaaattatatatactagcGTAAATACAGGCGCTATCGTGcttgtgtacgcattttttacatatgcatgatattatattagtaagtgatatattgtaatgttattaagttaatatataaaataaaattatatttattaaaaataaaatgaaatatatcaaaaaagatgagaaaataatagttaataaatagaaaaaaagagaagaagtagagatagacgattttataaaaaatttgtaaaaataacggtcaattttgaaaattttaataaataattatattttaaaaggtaaaattaaaattttaaaatgatgacgaaaagagaatcctcttcatattatatatatatatatatatatatatatatatatatatatatatatatatatatatatatatatatatatatatatatatatattgtaaaaatagataaaaaaaagaagaaaaataaaaaatagaaccTTTAATAAAAAGCACAATGATACTATCCATGAAGTCTGatctagagatggcaaataaacctgtgtccgtgggtatcacccgaacccgtccccgttttgacggggaatccccgctttgactgggtatgggtatgggtatgggtaatacctgaaattttcaactggggatggggatggggatggagatatatatatacccgcccaaatacccgtccccgcttaaattactaaactatttataatttattaaataatctacaaaatatatataaataaataatatatttacacataaaatataatataatataatataatatagta
Encoded here:
- the LOC114163372 gene encoding rhamnogalacturonan I rhamnosyltransferase 1-like, with protein sequence MKEVLLGGGDKIERKKARVVWEGLMMMGLKGESNNKLRNSMVVSSSSSRSSRMKLWMIRATTSVLLWTCVVQLTALGDMWGPRVLKGWPSCFTYESALTELPSSTPVVLPPKRVYKNNGYLMVSCNGGLNQMRAAICDMVAIARYLNVTLIVPELDKTSFWADPSEFQDIFDVDHFITSLRDEVRILKELPPRLKTRVEKGLLYTMPPISWSDISYYKNQILPLIQKYKVVHLNRTDARLANNEQPLEIQRLRCRVNFSALRFTSQIEDLGKRVIKLLRQNGPFLVLHLRYEMDMLAFSGCTQGCNSDEVEELTRMRYAYPWWKEKIINSDLKRKDGLCPLTPEETALTLRALDIDKNIQIYIAAGEIYGGNRRMASLAENYPRLVRKETLLEPSDLQFFQNHSSQMAALDYLVSLESDIFVPTYDGNMAKVVEGHRRYLGFKKTILLNRKLLVDLIDQYHNGELNWEEFSTAVKQAHADRMGSATKRLVIPDRPKEEDYFYANPEECLELSDGMLSST